The Microcoleus sp. FACHB-672 sequence TCAAACTCTAGCTTCTGCAAGTGGTGACAAGATGGTGAGATTGTGGAGTAAACAAGGCAAACACCTCAAAACTCTTAGCGGTCATCAAGGATCTGTCTCGGGTGTGAGTTGGAGTCGCGACGGTCAAACTCTAGCAACTGCAAGTGATGACAAAACTGTGAAACTGTGGAGTAAACAAGGCCAACTCCTCAATACTCTTAGCAGTCATCAAAAACCTGTCAGGAGTGTGAGTTGGAGCCGCGACGGTCAAACTCTGGCTTCTGCAAGTGAGGACAACACGGTGAAACTGTGGAGTAAACAAGGTACACTCCTCAACACTCTTAGCGGTCATCAAGAACCTGTTTGGAGCGTGAATTGGAGTCCCGATGGTCAAACTCTAGCTTCTGCAAGTCGTGACAAGACGGTGAAACTGTGGAGTAAACAAGGCCAACTCCTTCAAACTTTTAGCGGTCATCAAGGATCTGTCTGGAGTGTGAGTTGGAGTCGCGACGGTCAAACTCTGGCTAGTGCTAGTGGTGACAAGACGGTGAAACTGTGGAGTAAACAAGGCAAATTCCTGCAAACTCTTAGTGGTCATCAGAATTCTGTTTGGAGTGTGAGTTGGAGTCCCGACGGTCAAACTCTGGCTTCTGAAAGTGGTGACAAGACGGTGAAACTGTGGAGTAAACAAGGCCAACTCCTGCAAACTCTTAGCGATCATGAGAGTTTTGTCTTGTCTGCCTATAGTATGAGTTGGAGTCCCGACAGTCAAACTCTGGCAACTAGAGGTACTGACAATACCGTGAAACTGTGGAGAGTCGATAATAACTTAGAAAGCATTATGTCAGAAGGCTGCAATTGGATTAGCGATTATCTGAAAACCAATCGTAATGTCACAAAAGACGATAAACAGATGTGCGCCGGCTACCTCACCGACCAGTAGAAGGGGAAAAGAAAAAGTAGATTTCTTAAACTTTTCCCAATTCCTAACTCAAACCCCACTCTTCTTCAAAATCATTTCCACCTTTTCCTTTGTCCATTCCTCACTCGAATCAGCCACAACCCTAATATTTCTCTGAGGTTTATCTTCATCCACAACCGCCGCCAGCAATTGTTCTAAAGCATTAGTTGGTGTTGGATTTCTAAATCCTTTCCAAGATTGGTCTAAGGCGGGTAACTCTAACAATTGAAAATTCCTTCCATCCACCGTTGCAAATACTTTAATGACATCAACCCCTTCGTAATAATTTTTGAGCAATTCGATGTCAACGTAAGTTTCTTTGTATTGTCCGGCTTCTACAACTTCGCTTATTTGCCCGTCGCAACCCCTCGTCAATTTTCCTGATTTCTTGATCCAATCGTAAGGGAGCAGTATTTGTACGATTAGCAGCCAGAATCAAAATTGTTTTGACCGGCACGTTGTTACTCATCCGAGCACCACACTTTAAATTAGGCTGAGAATTTAGACAATATTAACCGACTTTCTCACCTTTGAAGCGCAACACAATGTCAGCCAGTGCTGGCATCGTACTCACCGGCAGCCTAAACCAAGTCGCCGGCACCCCCAAACCGATAGCCTCTGCCGTAGACTGTGTGAATTAGGGGAGTCTCACCGGCACCTTCAATTTTGCGTCGCAGCAGGCGAATTTGTGCGGCTAAGACATTACTGCTAGGTTTATCACCCTCAGCCCATAAATGCTGGTAAATTTGGGCATGAGTCAATAATTGACCGGGGTGACGCATGAAATACTCTAGCAACTGACTTTCTTTTTCAGACAGTTCAATCACGCGTCCCTGCCGGTAGGCTAACTGATTTTCTAGATCTAGTTCCAAATCCTCAACGCGCAACCGAGGTGCAACAAGTGTAGCTTCTTGGCCGGCAGATCGCCGCAATTGAGCACGAACCCGCGCTAATAATTCGCGTAGTTCAAAAGGTTTAACAAGATAATCATCCGCGCCGGCATCCAAACCTCGCACGCGGTCATCTAAAGTATCTTTAGCCGTCAGAAATAGCACAGGTGTGGTGTCGCCCTTGCGCCGCAACTGCTGGCAAATTTCCAACCCCGACAGTTGCGGCAACATCCAATCGAGAATCAGCAAATCATAGCCTCCCTGAGATGCCAACTGAGTGCCGACAGCCCCATCACAGGCGACATCCACACTGTAACCCTCACGAGTCAGCAGCCGGCTCAAAGGATCAGTCAGTTCCACTTCATCATCAACCAAAAGAATTCGCATGATTTGGGCTTACTTCGTTGTACACTGCCACCCATTCGCGCCTAAGCTTCATACATAGCAATGGATTCGGGTTTAGTGTGTGCTATCGGATCTGCTTTGACATCACAAAGTAACGAAACGTCACACAACATCTGACAGGTCAGCTTTCAGCTACTATTTTGCTGGACGTTAACTGCAAAACCAACCCCCCATGATTACTGTTGCTTTGCCCAAGGGCGCACTACTCAAAGACTGCATCAAGCTGTTGCAATCCGTCGGATTAGATTTCAGTGCTTTTCTCGATTCATCCAACCGGCAACTCCAGATCCACGACACCACCGGCACTGCAAAAGCCTTGCTAGTCCGGACACATGACGTGCCGGTTTATGTAGAATACGGCCAAGCTCAACTGGGAGTTGTGGGGTACGATGTCCTGCGAGAGAAAAGCCCAAAAGTTGCCCACCTTGCCGATCTTAAATTTGGCAAATGCCGGCTGTCGGTAGCGGTAAAAGCCTCTAGTCCCTACCGGCAGTCCCTAGAATTGCCGGCACACGGACGAGTTGCCTCCAAATTCGTTCACTGCGCCCGCGAATACTTCCACAATTTAGATATGCCGGTGGAGATTGTACCCCTTTACGGTTCAGTTGAATTAGGGCCAATTACCGGAATGTCCGAAGCCATTGTTGACTTAGTTTCCACAGGTCGCACCCTCACAGAAAACGGATTAATTGAGATTGACGTACTCTTTGAAAGCAGCGCACGACTAATCGCCCATCCCCTCAGTTATCGCCTCAATAGCGATAATTTAGAACACTTAATTTCCCAATTGCGAGAAGCAACACTTGCCACAGCATAATTACAATTAATTGACCAAAGCCCCTGCTACTCAGCGTAAAAATTATCTGCGTTTATCTGCGTTCATCTGCGGTTAAAAATCAAAACCCTCAACTTCCCAACAAATCCGATTGCCAATACATTCCGCTGAAAATACAAGAGTTTTATATTAACCACAGATGCACACAGATGAACACAGATGGGCTGTCTGCTTTGCCAAATAGCTTGATTGTGGGGTGGATTGGGGAAGAACTGCTCGAAGCTTAGCCGGCTTGTCTCTCTCTGGCGCAGGATGACAGTGCAAACGACTGCGTTACATTGGGAGAGCGTGTTTTTTCTACAGTGCTGCTGCTTAGGTTTTAAATGACTAGCTTATCACCGCCGACACAGGCTCCCGAAAACCGGCGATCGCGCGAAAACGACTGGCGCTTATTTTTGCGTTTAGTGCCCTATGCCCGACGTAGCGGGCGTTTGCTGGCCATCTCCCTTGTGTTATTGGTGCCCCTATCCTTTGCCGGTGCCATTCAGCCGATTATTGTTGGGCAGGCAATTTCACTCATTCGTTCTGAACCCAATACCTTTGACTTTCTTCAAGGCAAACCGCTATCGCAGGGGTTGAATATACTTGCCGGCCTGCTGCTGCTCACTGTCGTGATTCGGCTAGCTTTAGAATCGGTGCAAAGCTATTTGGTGCAGAAGGTTGGCCAAAAAATTACTGCCGATATTCGCAATGACTTATTTCACCACGTCACATCTCTGGCGGTGCGATTTTTTGATCGGACACCCGTAGGCCGGCTAATCACTCGCCTCACCAGTGATGTAGATGCCTTGGGAGAAGTATTTTCCACCGGCGCAATTGGCATTATTACCGATTTGTTTTCAATTGTGGTGATTACCATCACCATGTTTACCCTGCAATGGCAACTGGCTCTGATGCTGTTGCTAATGTTGTTGCCGGTTGCCGGTGTAATTATTTATTTTCAACAGCAATATCGCAAAGCGAATTATAAAGCGAGAGAAGAACTTTCGAGTTTAAATGCCACCCTACAAGAAAACATCACCGGTATTGGGGTGGTACAACTATTTCGCCGCGAACAATTTAATAGTGAGCTATTTCGTACCATTAACCTGCGCTATATCAAAGAGGTGGATAAAACCATCTTTCACGACTCAGCGGTATCTGCAACCCTGGAATGGATCGCCCTCGTTGCTATTGGCGGTGTTTTGTGGCTGGGTGGTGTTCGTGTCATGGAAGATGCGCTGAGTTTTGGTACATTATCTGCTTTTATTTTGTTTGCCCAGCGTTTGTTTGATCCCCTGCGACAATTTGCTGAAAAATTCACCGCGATTCAAGCCGGCTTCACTGCGGTTGAACGCATCAGCGATATTTTAAGTGAACCGATTGAAATTCGAGATCCAGAGGCAGCATCGGTTAAAAGCCATTTGTCAGCAGCCGGCAGCGAACAACTTGGTGAAATTCGCTTTGAACACGTTTGGTTTGCCTACAAAGAAGATGAATATGTCCTGAAAGATTTGGATTTCACAATTCGTCCGGGTGAAAAGGTAGCGTTAGTTGGCCCTACCGGCGCGGGAAAAAGTTCGATTATCAGGCTGCTGTGCCGGCTTTATGAACCGACTAAAGGGCGGGTTCTTGTGAATGGGGTCGATGTTCGTCAGATGCCTCAAGCAGAATTGCGCCGGCATCTCAGTGTGATTTTGCAAGATGGTTTTTTGTTTGCCGGTGATGTCAAGAGCAACATTACCCTTGGAGATGATTATTCTTTTGAGGAAATCCAGACAGCCGCTCAGCAAACGAATGTGGCGAGTTTTATGGAACAGCTACCCCAAGGATATAATACCCAATTGCGAGAGCGAGGAACGAATCTTTCTGGCGGGCAAAAACAGCTATTAGCGTTTGCCCGCGCTGCAATTCGCAATCCTCAAATTTTGGTTCTTGATGAAGCGACGGCAAGTTTAGATGTAGGGACTGAAGCTTTAATTCAGGATGCGCTTGATCGTCTTTTGGTAGGACGTACTGCAATTATTATTGCTCACCGGCTTTCAACGATTCGCAATGTGGATCGAATTTTTGTCCTTAAGCGGGGGCAGTTGGTAGAGTCGGGTAGTCACGAGGAATTGTTACAGCAAGAAGGTCTTTATGCGAGTTTGTATAAGTTGCAAATGTTGGGAAATGAGGCGAGTTTGTAAGTGTTTTTGGGGTTCTAATAGGGATTAAAAAGGTTGGATGTTTTAACCGCAGATTCCACAGGTGAAACTTGAATGTGCTTTGCTCGTCATTCAAGTTTCACCTGCGCCCACAGATAAACGCAGATGTAGGCGGAGTGTTTTGGTTAGGGATTGGGAGATTCACGCGGATGATGTTTTAAGGGTGTTGGATGTGTAGATGGGGTTTATTCATGTTCTTGGGTCTGTTGCAGGGGAATTTCGATGATGAATTCTGTACCTTTCGCCGGCGCGGAATTGCAACTCAACCGGCCTCCGTGTTTTTCTACGATAATTTGATAGGCGATTGTTAAGCCTAAACCTGTGCCTTTACCGACGGGTTTGGTAGTAAAGAAGGGGTCAAAAAGGCGAGTTTGGACTTCCTCTGTCATGCCTAGGCCGTTATCAGAAATGCGAATAATGGCTGAAGTGATGTCTTGAGTTGATTGTTCAATATCAGAGTTGGGTCTAAGGGGTTCAGAGTTGATTGAGGTACGAATTGTAATGATCCGTGGGATGGGCCGGCTTTCTAGGGCGTCGATGGCGTTGGAGAGGAGATTCATAAAGACTTGGTTGAGCTGGCCGGCATAGCAATCTACTAAGGGTAAGTTGCCATATTCTTTAATGATCTCAATTCCCTCAGTAGCGGCTTTGGCTTTGAGCCGGTGTTGTAATATCAGCAGGGTACTATCGATGCCGGCGTGAATATCGACTCGTTTTTTTTCGGCTTCATCTAAGCGGGAGAAGTTGCGTAAGGACAGCACAATTGCGCGGATGCGATCTGCGCCTATCCTCATGGAATTGAGAACTTTGGGCAAGTCTTCTGTTACAAAATCTAGGTCAATGTCTTCTGCTTTTGCTTGAATTGCCGGCATCGGTGTGGGATAGCATTCTTCGTAAAGATGTACGACTTCGAGCAGTTGTTGGATGTATTGGCTGGCGTATTCGATGTTGCCGTAAATAAAGTTAATCGGGTTGTTAATTTCGTGAGCTACACCGGCAACTAATTGCCCCAGAGAAGACATTTTTTCGGTTTGAATCAATTGCGTTTGAGTTTTTTGCAACTGACGCAAAGTCGCTTCTAATTGCGTTGCTTGTTGTCTTAGTTGTGCTTCTGATTTCCGCAAGGCATCTTCGGCAGAGGCACGTTCAGTAATATCTTCAGAAGTAACTAAGATACCGACAACATTGCCAGCTCCATCATGAAGGGGAATTCTATTTTTATCTAACCAAACTTGGTTGCCATCGGCTTGCTGGTGGGATTCGATAATGTGATATTCAGGCGTGTCTGTATGCATCACTCGCAGCTCGCCTTCACGCAAGAAATTGGCCTCTTCAAGCTTCCAGGGTAAATCGCTGTCAGTTTTGCCAATAATGTCTTCTGGAGAACATAAGCCGACCACCCTAGCCATGCTGCGGTTACAACCGAGATAAACGGAATTGGAATCTTTCCAAGCAATTAATTGGGGAATATTGTCCATCACTTGCTGCAACATTTCTTGGGATTTGCGAAGTTGTTCTCCGACGCGCTTGCGTTCGGCAATTTCGCCGTGCAGTTGTCCAATGGCGTGTCGAAAGGCGGCAGTCCGCGCTTCAACTTTCATTTCCAGTTCTTCGTTGGCTTGTGTAAGAGATTCGGTGGCTTGTTTGCGTGCGGTGATGTCTGTGACGGTGCCGATCATTCGTACGGGGTTGCCGGCGCTATCTCGCAAGACTTTCCCATTACCGGCAACCCAGCGCACGATGCCGTTGGGCCAAATAATTCGGTTTTCGATATTGTACTCGTGGCCGGCTTCTACGGCGCAAGCGAGGGCTAGCATCATCCGACTACGATCTTCAGGATGGATGAGGTTGAGAAAGGCATAATAGGTGCCGGCAAAGCTGTTTGGAGGCAGGCCAAATAGGGCTTCCATGCTGTCAGAAAAGGTGACTTGGCCGCTGGCAATATCCCAGTCCCAAACGCCCATCCGAGCGGCTTTGAGAGCCAGATTTAGCCGCGCTTCACTTTGACGCTGTGCCTCTAGGGTTTGTACGCGCTCGGTGGTATCTTGAACTAAGGTAAAGAAATAATCGATTGATTCGTCACTTTGGCGGACGCAGCGCACTGAGATGTTCGCGTGGATCGTTTGGCCATCGGAGCGGATAAATCGTTGATCGATTGAGTAGCTATCAATTTCGCCGGCTAAAGCTCGGTTAAATTGTGTTAAATTAGCCGGCAAATCTTCAGGATGCGTTAGCGATTCCCAACTTTTTTGCATCAGTTCCGAGCGGCTATAGCCAAAGATTTTGCATAAAGTGTCATTGACTTCTAGCCAGCCTTGTTCGGGGGAGGTGATGGCGATGCCGATTGCGGAGAGTTCTAAGTAACTGCGTAAGCGTTCTTCGCTTTGCCGCAATTGTTTCTGAACGCGTTTACTTTTGCGAATTTCTTGTCTAAGCAGGGTGATGGTACGGGTGAGTTTGGGGGGTTTCTTTGGGTTAGGTGCTTCTGATTCGTCCGTTTGAATTGTCGGCTCTGATGGCGCTGTGGTTTCGTTGTTGCTAATATCTTTTGCTACGGCGTAGATTAATTCTTCTTGTGGGATAGATGTGGCATTCCACAACAGTCTTTTATAGGAACCGTCGGCGCAGCGATAGCGATTTTCAAAGGAAAGTGTGTCAGTGTTGCCGGCTAGTGTTTGAATCGCAGCCAGGGTAGATTCTCGATCCTCGGGATGCACGAATTCAATCAACGGCTTGCTAAACAGTTCTTCTTCACTTAATGAGAAGGTGTTTTCCCACATCGAGTTTATACGTTTGAAATAGCCGTCGAAACCGGCAACACAAAGCATATCTAGGGAGATTTTGAAAAAAGGATCAGCCTCCGATGCGTGATCGGCAGGCTGATTAATTCGATTTTTCAATGTGTTAATTCCCATTTCTTACCTGCTTATTCTCTGATCTGGTGGCACTTTGCTTTAGGGAGTCTTAATAAAGTTTACAGAGCTGATAGATTTTATTTTGTTGGTTTAATGGACTTTTTTTATATTTTTTTTATTTTAATCTGGCTGATTTTATTTTTTGTTAAATCTAACATAGCTTAATCAAGCTGAACTCAGCTGGATTGTTTAACCGCCAACCATCGGGCGCAAAGGTAGGTAGGTGAAGCGTCAACAGCTCAGATTCTCTGGCTTTTCACTTTTTAGGGTTGACGGTAGCCGAGGTAGGGAAGGCGAATCTGGGTGCCGGTGTTCCTCAATTGCCCTGGGGTGAAGCTAGTGTCAGCTGAGTTGCTTGTCCTGTTAGCGCTCTGTAAAATAAGCGTTTATGCCGGCCTACTGCAAGCAGACGCTGTTAGCTTTTGAGCAAATATGGGAAAACTGTATTTTAGTTAGATGTGGTAGCCCATGTAAAATTTAAACTCATTCACAGGTGTAGCAGTTGGCTACAGGCTGCTCTCTTGATTAAGTTAGGGAGGTATGGCGAAAAAAATGGGCTGCTTCCCTAGTCAGTATTTAATTTAAAGATGAGTGCGCCTGTTAACAGGCTAGCGTCACTGCTTTTATTTTTGAAAACAATTAAACTGTGATTTCAAAGAGCCGGCACTCGATTCAAAACTGGAAAAATTTGATGCTGTCTGCTGCTTTTAGAAAAGTGCGAGAATGGGGATAAATCACGGGTGAATTTTTAGGGTTGGGTTCTTTGATTAGAAAAAGGCCGGTGATCCGGGCTGACGCGATGTTCTCTTGAAAAGAGCGCTTTTTTACTTTAATCTAGATAGAGACAAGTCTTGTAAATACTCATCCTCTCGCACGAACTATGATGGATTTCAGCCAAGCGCTCCTCAATAAGATTGATACAATTATAGAAATTTGGATTGAAAC is a genomic window containing:
- the rppA gene encoding two-component system response regulator RppA, whose translation is MRILLVDDEVELTDPLSRLLTREGYSVDVACDGAVGTQLASQGGYDLLILDWMLPQLSGLEICQQLRRKGDTTPVLFLTAKDTLDDRVRGLDAGADDYLVKPFELRELLARVRAQLRRSAGQEATLVAPRLRVEDLELDLENQLAYRQGRVIELSEKESQLLEYFMRHPGQLLTHAQIYQHLWAEGDKPSSNVLAAQIRLLRRKIEGAGETPLIHTVYGRGYRFGGAGDLV
- a CDS encoding PAS domain S-box protein, with product MGINTLKNRINQPADHASEADPFFKISLDMLCVAGFDGYFKRINSMWENTFSLSEEELFSKPLIEFVHPEDRESTLAAIQTLAGNTDTLSFENRYRCADGSYKRLLWNATSIPQEELIYAVAKDISNNETTAPSEPTIQTDESEAPNPKKPPKLTRTITLLRQEIRKSKRVQKQLRQSEERLRSYLELSAIGIAITSPEQGWLEVNDTLCKIFGYSRSELMQKSWESLTHPEDLPANLTQFNRALAGEIDSYSIDQRFIRSDGQTIHANISVRCVRQSDESIDYFFTLVQDTTERVQTLEAQRQSEARLNLALKAARMGVWDWDIASGQVTFSDSMEALFGLPPNSFAGTYYAFLNLIHPEDRSRMMLALACAVEAGHEYNIENRIIWPNGIVRWVAGNGKVLRDSAGNPVRMIGTVTDITARKQATESLTQANEELEMKVEARTAAFRHAIGQLHGEIAERKRVGEQLRKSQEMLQQVMDNIPQLIAWKDSNSVYLGCNRSMARVVGLCSPEDIIGKTDSDLPWKLEEANFLREGELRVMHTDTPEYHIIESHQQADGNQVWLDKNRIPLHDGAGNVVGILVTSEDITERASAEDALRKSEAQLRQQATQLEATLRQLQKTQTQLIQTEKMSSLGQLVAGVAHEINNPINFIYGNIEYASQYIQQLLEVVHLYEECYPTPMPAIQAKAEDIDLDFVTEDLPKVLNSMRIGADRIRAIVLSLRNFSRLDEAEKKRVDIHAGIDSTLLILQHRLKAKAATEGIEIIKEYGNLPLVDCYAGQLNQVFMNLLSNAIDALESRPIPRIITIRTSINSEPLRPNSDIEQSTQDITSAIIRISDNGLGMTEEVQTRLFDPFFTTKPVGKGTGLGLTIAYQIIVEKHGGRLSCNSAPAKGTEFIIEIPLQQTQEHE
- the hisG gene encoding ATP phosphoribosyltransferase gives rise to the protein MITVALPKGALLKDCIKLLQSVGLDFSAFLDSSNRQLQIHDTTGTAKALLVRTHDVPVYVEYGQAQLGVVGYDVLREKSPKVAHLADLKFGKCRLSVAVKASSPYRQSLELPAHGRVASKFVHCAREYFHNLDMPVEIVPLYGSVELGPITGMSEAIVDLVSTGRTLTENGLIEIDVLFESSARLIAHPLSYRLNSDNLEHLISQLREATLATA
- a CDS encoding ABC transporter ATP-binding protein, with the protein product MTSLSPPTQAPENRRSRENDWRLFLRLVPYARRSGRLLAISLVLLVPLSFAGAIQPIIVGQAISLIRSEPNTFDFLQGKPLSQGLNILAGLLLLTVVIRLALESVQSYLVQKVGQKITADIRNDLFHHVTSLAVRFFDRTPVGRLITRLTSDVDALGEVFSTGAIGIITDLFSIVVITITMFTLQWQLALMLLLMLLPVAGVIIYFQQQYRKANYKAREELSSLNATLQENITGIGVVQLFRREQFNSELFRTINLRYIKEVDKTIFHDSAVSATLEWIALVAIGGVLWLGGVRVMEDALSFGTLSAFILFAQRLFDPLRQFAEKFTAIQAGFTAVERISDILSEPIEIRDPEAASVKSHLSAAGSEQLGEIRFEHVWFAYKEDEYVLKDLDFTIRPGEKVALVGPTGAGKSSIIRLLCRLYEPTKGRVLVNGVDVRQMPQAELRRHLSVILQDGFLFAGDVKSNITLGDDYSFEEIQTAAQQTNVASFMEQLPQGYNTQLRERGTNLSGGQKQLLAFARAAIRNPQILVLDEATASLDVGTEALIQDALDRLLVGRTAIIIAHRLSTIRNVDRIFVLKRGQLVESGSHEELLQQEGLYASLYKLQMLGNEASL